The following coding sequences are from one Musa acuminata AAA Group cultivar baxijiao chromosome BXJ1-6, Cavendish_Baxijiao_AAA, whole genome shotgun sequence window:
- the LOC135677288 gene encoding probable LRR receptor-like serine/threonine-protein kinase At1g67720 isoform X2, protein MKVRYFPADSSKYCYTLSVKSRTRYLVRATFLYGNFDRSNVYPKFDIFLGATYWSTIVISDAATIEVQELVLLTSSPTVSVCLSNASTGQPFISTLELRQFNGSLYYTIYETQFFLKLSARINFGAESTDSVRFPDDPFDRIWESDAKRRANYLVDVAPGTERVSTTMPIDVSTFEMPPEKVMQTAVVGQNGSLTYRLDLDGFPGYGWAFSYFAEIEELSPNETRKFKLVVPGMPAYSKPTVNVQENAQGKYRLYEPGYTNVSLPFVFSFGFKKTNDSSRGPILNALEIYVYLQINYGSQDAIVMASLVSHYPLSDWAQEGGDPCLPASWSWVQCSTDPQPRIISIFLSGKNLTGDIPTELSKLAGLVEIHLDGNSLTGLIPDFSRSVNLNKIHLENNELTGSLPSYLANLPSLKELYVQNNHLIGVIPKGLLNKNIILNYSGNKGLHKESKDLYHVIIIVFSVLGACLFLLSIIICCLFLRKTRKNLPKDDVPNVQPAQKLGTFFSEVSAETAHQYTLSEIEDATGKFERRIGSGGFGIVYYGKMVDGKEIAVKVLTNDSYQGIREFLNEVTLLSRIHHRNLVTFLGYSQQDGRNILVYEFMQNGTLKEHLRGPLAHERNLGWINRLEIAEDAAKGIEYLHTGCFPTIIHRDLKSSNILLDKHMRAKVADFGLSKPAVDGSHISSIVRGTVGYLDPEYYTSQQLTEKSDVYSFGVILLELISGQEPISSESFGLNCRNIVAWAKSHVESGNIEAIIDPSLRDDYNVQSVWKIAEISIMCVKPHGSQRPSITEVLKEIQGAIEVERGSRLGGDHTMGPQSKNSTDHSMNSNAGELATPEQNVTFPEFFLGPGLR, encoded by the exons ATGAAAGTGCGATATTTTCCGGCAGATAGCAGTAAGTACTGTTATACATTGAGTGTGAAGTCGAGGACCCGCTACCTAGTAAGAGCAACTTTCTTGTATGGGAACTTTGATAGAAGTAATGTTTACCCAAAGTTCGATATCTTTCTTGGGGCAACGTATTGGTCCACCATTGTGATATCAGATGCAGCAACCATAGAAGTTCAAGAGCTGGTTTTATTGACCTCTTCTCCCACAGTTAGTGTTTGCTTATCTAATGCTAGTACTGGGCAACCATTTATCTCCACACTCGAACTTCGTCAATTTAATGGCTCACTATATTATACAATATACGAAACTCAATTCTTTCTCAAACTGTCGGCGAGAATAAATTTTGGCGCAGAGAGTACCGATTCAGTAAG GTTTCCCGATGACCCATTTGATAGAATATGGGAATCAGATGCTAAAAGGAGAGCAAATTACCTTGTCGATGTTGCTCCTGGAACTGAAAGAGTATCAACTACAATGCCGATAGACGTTAGTACTTTTGAAATGCCGCCTGAAAAAGTGATGCAGACAGCTGTGGTGGGTCAAAATGGATCCTTGACTTACCGTCTTGACTTAGATGGTTTTCCAGGATATGGTTGGGCATTTTCATATTTTGCAGAAATTGAAGAACTCAGTCCAAATGAGACCAGAAAATTTAAGCTAGTAGTCCCAGGCATGCCAGCATATAGTAAACCCACTGTCAATGTTCAAGAGAATGCTCAAGGGAAGTATCGGCTCTACGAACCTGGGTACACCAATGTTTCCCTTCCGTTTGTCTTTTCCTTTGGGTTTAAGAAAACAAATGATTCATCCAGAGGGCCAATCTTGAATGCGCTGGAGATCTATGTGTACCTGCAGATAAATTATGGATCTCAAGATG CAATTGTCATGGCCAGTTTGGTTTCACACTACCCGCTGTCTGATTGGGCACAAGAAGGTGGTGATCCATGTCTACCAGCATCATGGTCTTGGGTGCAGTGTAGTACAGATCCACAACCGAGGATAATTTCCAT TTTCTTGTCTGGAAAGAACTTGACAGGAGATATTCCAACAGAATTGTCGAAGTTAGCAGGCTTGGTTGAAAT ACATCTTGATGGGAATTCACTTACTGGACTAATACCTGATTTTAGTCGAAGTGTAAATCTGAATAAGAT CCACCTCGAGAACAATGAATTAACTGGTTCACTGCCTTCTTATCTAGCAAACCTACCAAGTCTAAAGGAACT GTATGTGCAGAATAATCATCTGATTGGAGTAATACCAAAGGGGCTTCTCAATAAAAACATCATCCTCAA CTACTCCGGAAACAAAGGCCTCCACAAGGAAAGCAAAGACTTGTATCATGTCATAATTATTGTTTTTTCTGTACTGGGAGCTTGTTTGTTCCTTCTGAGTATTATAATATGCTGCTTGTTTTTGCGCAAAACAAGGAAAAATCTTCCGAAAG atGATGTGCCAAATGTCCAACCTGCTCAGAAGTTGGGTACTTTCTTCAGTGAAGTTTCTGCAGAAACAGCCCATCAATATACATTGTCTGAAATTGAAGATGCCACTGGCAAATTTGAAAGACGAATTGGTTCTGGAGGATTTGGAATAGTTTATTATGGAAAAATGGTAGATGGAAAAGAAATCGCAGTCAAAGTTCTTACTAATGACTCCTACCAGGGAATCCGGGAGTTTTTAAATGAG GTCACATTGCTTTCTAGAATTCATCACAGGAACCTGGTAACTTTTCTTGGGTACAGTCAACAGGATGGAAGAAACATTCTTGTCTATGAATTTATGCAAAATGGAACTCTGAAGGAGCATCTTCGTG GACCTTTGGCTCATGAACGGAATCTCGGTTGGATCAATCGCTTAGAAATAGCAGAAGATGCTGCAAAAG GAATCGAGTACCTCCATACAGGCTGCTTTCCGACCATTATACATAGAGATCTCAAGAGCAGCAACATTCTGCTTGACAAGCACATGAGAGCAAAGGTTGCAGATTTCGGTCTCTCCAAACCTGCAGTAGATGGTTCCCATATCTCAAGCATAGTTCGAGGAACAGTGGGATACCTTGACCCTGA GTACTATACCTCACAGCAACTAACAGAGAAGAGCGATGTTTACAGTTTTGGTGTAATTCTTCTTGAGCTGATCTCAGGGCAAGAGCCAATTTCCAGTGAAAGTTTTGGCCTGAACTGCCGTAACATTGTTGCATGG GCAAAGTCACACGTGGAGAGTGGTAACATCGAGGCCATCATCGATCCCTCATTGCGGGATGATTACAACGTGCAGTCTGTGTGGAAAATTGCAGAGATCTCCATCATGTGTGTCAAACCTCATGGATCACAAAGACCATCAATAACGGAGGTTCTCAAGGAGATCCAGGGGGCCATAGAAGTAGAACGAGGGTCAAGGCTGGGTGGAGATCACACCATGGGGCCACAGTCGAAGAACTCTACGGATCATTCTATGAACTCGAATGCCGGGGAGTTGGCTACTCCAGAGCAGAATGTAACTTTCCCAGAGTTCTTTCTGGGACCAGGGCTCCGGTAA
- the LOC135677288 gene encoding probable LRR receptor-like serine/threonine-protein kinase At1g67720 isoform X1, with amino-acid sequence MAAPLLLVVFLLVLFLSSSAAQMPGFISLDCGGTDEYTDDIGLEWTPDSNIIHGQTASISIPGESRKQYMKVRYFPADSSKYCYTLSVKSRTRYLVRATFLYGNFDRSNVYPKFDIFLGATYWSTIVISDAATIEVQELVLLTSSPTVSVCLSNASTGQPFISTLELRQFNGSLYYTIYETQFFLKLSARINFGAESTDSVRFPDDPFDRIWESDAKRRANYLVDVAPGTERVSTTMPIDVSTFEMPPEKVMQTAVVGQNGSLTYRLDLDGFPGYGWAFSYFAEIEELSPNETRKFKLVVPGMPAYSKPTVNVQENAQGKYRLYEPGYTNVSLPFVFSFGFKKTNDSSRGPILNALEIYVYLQINYGSQDAIVMASLVSHYPLSDWAQEGGDPCLPASWSWVQCSTDPQPRIISIFLSGKNLTGDIPTELSKLAGLVEIHLDGNSLTGLIPDFSRSVNLNKIHLENNELTGSLPSYLANLPSLKELYVQNNHLIGVIPKGLLNKNIILNYSGNKGLHKESKDLYHVIIIVFSVLGACLFLLSIIICCLFLRKTRKNLPKDDVPNVQPAQKLGTFFSEVSAETAHQYTLSEIEDATGKFERRIGSGGFGIVYYGKMVDGKEIAVKVLTNDSYQGIREFLNEVTLLSRIHHRNLVTFLGYSQQDGRNILVYEFMQNGTLKEHLRGPLAHERNLGWINRLEIAEDAAKGIEYLHTGCFPTIIHRDLKSSNILLDKHMRAKVADFGLSKPAVDGSHISSIVRGTVGYLDPEYYTSQQLTEKSDVYSFGVILLELISGQEPISSESFGLNCRNIVAWAKSHVESGNIEAIIDPSLRDDYNVQSVWKIAEISIMCVKPHGSQRPSITEVLKEIQGAIEVERGSRLGGDHTMGPQSKNSTDHSMNSNAGELATPEQNVTFPEFFLGPGLR; translated from the exons ATGGCCGCGCCACTTCTCCTCGTCGTCTTCcttctcgtcctcttcctctcatCGTCGGCGGCTCAGATGCCTG GTTTTATAAGTTTGGACTGTGGGGGTACAGATGAATATACAGATGATATTGGACTTGAGTGGACTCCGGATAGTAACATTATACATGGACAAACTGCCAGCATATCCATCCCTGGTGAGAGCCGGAAGCAATATATGAAAGTGCGATATTTTCCGGCAGATAGCAGTAAGTACTGTTATACATTGAGTGTGAAGTCGAGGACCCGCTACCTAGTAAGAGCAACTTTCTTGTATGGGAACTTTGATAGAAGTAATGTTTACCCAAAGTTCGATATCTTTCTTGGGGCAACGTATTGGTCCACCATTGTGATATCAGATGCAGCAACCATAGAAGTTCAAGAGCTGGTTTTATTGACCTCTTCTCCCACAGTTAGTGTTTGCTTATCTAATGCTAGTACTGGGCAACCATTTATCTCCACACTCGAACTTCGTCAATTTAATGGCTCACTATATTATACAATATACGAAACTCAATTCTTTCTCAAACTGTCGGCGAGAATAAATTTTGGCGCAGAGAGTACCGATTCAGTAAG GTTTCCCGATGACCCATTTGATAGAATATGGGAATCAGATGCTAAAAGGAGAGCAAATTACCTTGTCGATGTTGCTCCTGGAACTGAAAGAGTATCAACTACAATGCCGATAGACGTTAGTACTTTTGAAATGCCGCCTGAAAAAGTGATGCAGACAGCTGTGGTGGGTCAAAATGGATCCTTGACTTACCGTCTTGACTTAGATGGTTTTCCAGGATATGGTTGGGCATTTTCATATTTTGCAGAAATTGAAGAACTCAGTCCAAATGAGACCAGAAAATTTAAGCTAGTAGTCCCAGGCATGCCAGCATATAGTAAACCCACTGTCAATGTTCAAGAGAATGCTCAAGGGAAGTATCGGCTCTACGAACCTGGGTACACCAATGTTTCCCTTCCGTTTGTCTTTTCCTTTGGGTTTAAGAAAACAAATGATTCATCCAGAGGGCCAATCTTGAATGCGCTGGAGATCTATGTGTACCTGCAGATAAATTATGGATCTCAAGATG CAATTGTCATGGCCAGTTTGGTTTCACACTACCCGCTGTCTGATTGGGCACAAGAAGGTGGTGATCCATGTCTACCAGCATCATGGTCTTGGGTGCAGTGTAGTACAGATCCACAACCGAGGATAATTTCCAT TTTCTTGTCTGGAAAGAACTTGACAGGAGATATTCCAACAGAATTGTCGAAGTTAGCAGGCTTGGTTGAAAT ACATCTTGATGGGAATTCACTTACTGGACTAATACCTGATTTTAGTCGAAGTGTAAATCTGAATAAGAT CCACCTCGAGAACAATGAATTAACTGGTTCACTGCCTTCTTATCTAGCAAACCTACCAAGTCTAAAGGAACT GTATGTGCAGAATAATCATCTGATTGGAGTAATACCAAAGGGGCTTCTCAATAAAAACATCATCCTCAA CTACTCCGGAAACAAAGGCCTCCACAAGGAAAGCAAAGACTTGTATCATGTCATAATTATTGTTTTTTCTGTACTGGGAGCTTGTTTGTTCCTTCTGAGTATTATAATATGCTGCTTGTTTTTGCGCAAAACAAGGAAAAATCTTCCGAAAG atGATGTGCCAAATGTCCAACCTGCTCAGAAGTTGGGTACTTTCTTCAGTGAAGTTTCTGCAGAAACAGCCCATCAATATACATTGTCTGAAATTGAAGATGCCACTGGCAAATTTGAAAGACGAATTGGTTCTGGAGGATTTGGAATAGTTTATTATGGAAAAATGGTAGATGGAAAAGAAATCGCAGTCAAAGTTCTTACTAATGACTCCTACCAGGGAATCCGGGAGTTTTTAAATGAG GTCACATTGCTTTCTAGAATTCATCACAGGAACCTGGTAACTTTTCTTGGGTACAGTCAACAGGATGGAAGAAACATTCTTGTCTATGAATTTATGCAAAATGGAACTCTGAAGGAGCATCTTCGTG GACCTTTGGCTCATGAACGGAATCTCGGTTGGATCAATCGCTTAGAAATAGCAGAAGATGCTGCAAAAG GAATCGAGTACCTCCATACAGGCTGCTTTCCGACCATTATACATAGAGATCTCAAGAGCAGCAACATTCTGCTTGACAAGCACATGAGAGCAAAGGTTGCAGATTTCGGTCTCTCCAAACCTGCAGTAGATGGTTCCCATATCTCAAGCATAGTTCGAGGAACAGTGGGATACCTTGACCCTGA GTACTATACCTCACAGCAACTAACAGAGAAGAGCGATGTTTACAGTTTTGGTGTAATTCTTCTTGAGCTGATCTCAGGGCAAGAGCCAATTTCCAGTGAAAGTTTTGGCCTGAACTGCCGTAACATTGTTGCATGG GCAAAGTCACACGTGGAGAGTGGTAACATCGAGGCCATCATCGATCCCTCATTGCGGGATGATTACAACGTGCAGTCTGTGTGGAAAATTGCAGAGATCTCCATCATGTGTGTCAAACCTCATGGATCACAAAGACCATCAATAACGGAGGTTCTCAAGGAGATCCAGGGGGCCATAGAAGTAGAACGAGGGTCAAGGCTGGGTGGAGATCACACCATGGGGCCACAGTCGAAGAACTCTACGGATCATTCTATGAACTCGAATGCCGGGGAGTTGGCTACTCCAGAGCAGAATGTAACTTTCCCAGAGTTCTTTCTGGGACCAGGGCTCCGGTAA
- the LOC135581597 gene encoding protein BASIC PENTACYSTEINE7-like produces the protein MDGRGRLGTRNWDFCDQSKQAGKMLKSVSGAVPAHQETSLRISSYPATGSHSSHPPTMDFSWFPQRSLVSQSKCVDHPAANPVSSEMIDIQTMPIAEEETDDKVATTPPPIPKLRKQHSSTKKSGRVAAKVLRPKEPKKQLPNPTKKKGGSSSTGKREKKNQDSVAEQGTMLDISSVPVPVCSCTGVPRQCYRWGSGGWQSSCCTTTISEYPLPMSPTRPGARLAGRKMSIGAYGKLLQRLSAEGFDLSYAVDLKDHWARHGTNKFVTIR, from the coding sequence ATGGATGGAAGGGGAAGGTTGGGGACAAGGAATTGGGACTTCTGTGATCAGTCAAAACAAGCAGGGAAGATGCTGAAGTCGGTGTCTGGTGCTGTTCCTGCACACCAGGAGACCTCTCTTAGGATTAGCTCCTATCCTGCAACTGGTTCACACAGCTCTCATCCACCCACGATGGACTTCTCATGGTTTCCGCAGAGAAGCTTGGTCTCCCAGTCAAAATGTGTCGACCACCCTGCTGCAAATCCAGTAAGTTCAGAAATGATCGACATCCAAACCATGCCGATCGCTGAGGAGGAAACAGACGACAAAGTGGCCACTACCCCTCCGCCTATTCCGAAGCTCCGTAAGCAGCATTCTTCTACCAAGAAATCTGGTCGTGTCGCCGCCAAGGTATTGCGACCGAAAGAGCCAAAGAAACAGCTCCCCAACCCCACGAAGAAGAAAGGAGGCTCTTCATCCACAGGAAAACGCGAGAAGAAGAATCAAGACAGCGTTGCAGAGCAGGGAACGATGCTTGACATCTCGAGCGTTCCTGTGCCCGTTTGCTCATGTACCGGCGTGCCACGCCAATGCTACAGATGGGGGTCAGGCGGATGGCAATCCTCCTGCTGCACCACAACCATTTCCGAGTACCCTCTTCCGATGAGTCCCACCCGGCCCGGCGCTCGCCTGGCCGGAAGAAAGATGAGCATTGGCGCATACGGGAAGCTGCTGCAGCGACTCTCAGCCGAAGGTTTCGACCTGTCGTACGCGGTAGACTTGAAGGATCACTGGGCGCGGCATGGCACCAACAAGTTTGTCACCATCAGGTAG
- the LOC103990137 gene encoding plastidal glycolate/glycerate translocator 1, chloroplastic, with amino-acid sequence MATASVSPMVIAPPLSLRSKLPVGHSAPRSTAPPARRANAVPLRSRCIPGYTRFLRWNENAKPPCLIFARSAGTDGGPTKALAFPSVIAILHLAVSLGTILAADKLLKQAFVAAAIKFPSALFGMFCVFSVLTVLDFAAPSAAMGLVGFFEPATLFIQRWLPLFYVPSLVVLPLAVRDVPAASGLKIFFILAAGWLASLSVAGQTAITVRKIVKTEMIPAEPMAKPSPFSNAELWTWTAVFVSTFVLAFMNPTALGTSARTCLPFLLAATVLGYMVGSGLPSNVKKVFHPIICCAFAADVAALAYGYFSKCGIDAVLGYYLTKASSNPGAGDILMGFLGSVIISFAFSMFKQRKLVRRHAAEIFSSVIIATTFSLYSTAIVGRLIGLEPTLTISILPRCITVALALSIVSLFEGANSSLTAAVVVLTGLVGANFVQAVMDKLRLDDPIARGIATASSAHGLGTAALSAKEPEALPFCAIAYALTGIFGSLLCSVPAVRQSLLFIVG; translated from the exons aTGGCTACCGCATCTGTAAGCCCTATGGTCATCGCTCCGCCACTCTCGCTTCGCTCCAAATTACCGGTCGGGCATTCCGCGCCACGTTCCACTGCGCCGCCCGCACGCCGCGCAAACGCCGTGCCGCTCCGGTCTCGCTGCATCCCTGGATACACCCGGTTCTTGCGATGGAACGAGAACGCCAAGCCCCCATGCCTGATCTTTGCGAGATCCGCTGGCACTGATGGTGGACCTACTAAAGCGCTTGCCTTCCCCAGC GTTATTGCGATCTTGCATCTGGCAGTGTCGCTCGGGACAATTCTCGCCGCCGATAAGCTTCTGAAGCAGGCCTTCGTCGCCGCTGCTATTAAGTTTCCGAGCGCCCTCTTTGGGATGTTCTGCGTGTTCTCGGTTCTGACGGTGTTGGATTTTGCCGCTCCATCGGCTGCAATGGGCCTGGTGGGCTTCTTTGAGCCGGCGACTCTGTTCATTCAGCGGTGGCTCCCTCTGTTCTATGTTCCGTCGTTGGTGGTTTTGCCTCTTGCCGTGCGAGATGTGCCCGCAGCTTCAGGACTCAAGATCTTTTTCATCCTCG CTGCTGGTTGGTTGGCTTCGCTTTCTGTTGCAGGTCAAACGGCGATAACTGTAAGAAAAATTGTGAAAACAGAAATGATACCAGCTGAACCCATGGCAAAACCCTCTCCATTTTCAAACGCCGAGCTTTGGACTTGGACTGCTGTTTTCGTTTCAACATTTGTTCTTGCTTTCATGAACCCAACAGCACTTGGTACAAGTGCAAGGACATGCCTCCCATTTCTATTAGCTGCAACAGTCTTGGGATACATGGTTGGTTCTGG ATTACCCTCTAATGTGAAGAAGGTATTCCATCCAATTATCTGCTGTGCATTTGCTGCAGATGTGGCAGCCCTAGCATATGGGTACTTCTCAAAGTGTGGCATTGATGCTGTCCTAG GTTATTACCTCACCAAAGCATCATCAAACCCTGGAGCTGGTGATATTCTTATGGGTTTTCTTGGATCTGTTATAATTTCATTTGCCTTTTCAATGTTCAAACAAAGAAAG CTTGTCAGGCGACATGCCGCTGAGATTTTCTCTTCAGTGATTATTGCGACCACCTTCTCTCTGTACTCGACTGCAATCGTTGGGCGTCTCATTGGGTTAGAGCCAActttaaccatatcaattttaccaAGATGTATAACTGTGGCGTTAGCCTTGAGCATAGTGTCTTTGTTTGAAG GTGCAAATTCATCTCTTACTGCTGCTGTAGTTGTTCTCACTGGTCTGGTCGGAGCAAATTTTGTGCAAGCTGTAATGGATAAATTACGTCTAGATGACCCTATCGCTAGAGGAATAGCAACAGCTTCGAG TGCTCATGGATTGGGGACGGCAGCACTGTCAGCGAAGGAACCGGAGGCTCTTCCCTTCTGCGCCATTGCTTATGCACTGACTGGAATTTTTGGCTCGCTGCTTTGCTCTGTTCCAGCGGTAAGGCAAAGCTTGCTGTTTATAGTTGGGTAA